TGCTGGTACGCCTCAAGCGAGTAACGCGAGCACGAGGGGTAATACCGACAGACCTCACCGTAGAGCGGAGAGATCAGGCGTCGATAGACCTTCATGATGGTGATCGCCGCGTTGCGGGGGAGCAGCCAAAGAAACGTGGCGACATTCATATGCGTCACTGATTCCTCTCTGCAACCACGCGGCGTACGGCCCGACCGACTTCGTCTGCCATTCTCGCGTATGGCGCATCTGAAGAGGCAGGGAGTACGCGAAATACTACGTCCACCCCGGTGAGTCCATCGTGCAGCAGGGCCTCAGTGATGCCCTTCAGGCGGCGGCGCAGAAGATTTCGCGTGACCGCGTTGCCCACCGCCTTCGTAACGATGTATCCGAAACGTGCAGGATCCTCCGGGGAACGCAAAACCGCGTGGGTGATGCAATATGCACCTCCCACGCGGCGGCCCTTACGGACGATGCTTCGGTACTCGTCACCCCGCGTGACTCGATGTTGCCTCGACGGCACGATCGTTCGGGTTCGAGTGAAGCGTCAGTTACGCGGAGAGCTTCGTGCGGCCCTTGGCGCGACGTGCGCCGAGGATCGCGCGACCCGCACGGGTGCGCATGCGAAGGCGGAAGCCGTGCACCTTGGCGCGGCGGCGGTTGTTGGGCTGGAACGTGCGCTTGCTCATGAAACTCTCCGTTGCGTGGAATTAAAACACCCAGCCGCAGATGACCAGGAAATCGGAACGGGCACGAGAGGCCCATACAAAGCGTTAACACTACGCCGAAATGCCGGCCCCGTCAATGTGAGGCGCGTCAGCGCGCAAATACCATCCGCGTGCGGCATTTCTCTCGTAGGCAAATCGGCGAGTCGCAAT
This genomic stretch from Leucobacter sp. CX169 harbors:
- the rnpA gene encoding ribonuclease P protein component is translated as MPSRQHRVTRGDEYRSIVRKGRRVGGAYCITHAVLRSPEDPARFGYIVTKAVGNAVTRNLLRRRLKGITEALLHDGLTGVDVVFRVLPASSDAPYARMADEVGRAVRRVVAERNQ
- the rpmH gene encoding 50S ribosomal protein L34 — encoded protein: MSKRTFQPNNRRRAKVHGFRLRMRTRAGRAILGARRAKGRTKLSA